A DNA window from Theobroma cacao cultivar B97-61/B2 chromosome 5, Criollo_cocoa_genome_V2, whole genome shotgun sequence contains the following coding sequences:
- the LOC108662052 gene encoding uncharacterized protein LOC108662052: protein MRVFKWSPEFEAEKESPVVPMWISFPNLKAHLYEKSTLLLIAKIVGKPLFVDEATAKGSRPSVARVCVEYDCRKPPVEQIWIVIQNRETGTMTKGYSQKVEFSPMPNYCYHCCHVGHKNVDCIMLGNKPKPPRSGKLQITSKEKASKPQSLRPDDMGKPTGLEEGGGMVLEKEKSXRRMSGAQIRTD, encoded by the coding sequence ATGCGAGTCTTCAAATGGTCTCCAGAGTTCGAAGCAGAGAAGGAATCCCCGGTAGTGCCTATGTGGATCTCTTTCCCTAATCTGAAGGCGCACTTATATGAGAAATCGACGTTGCTTCTAATTGCCAAGATTGTCGGGAAACCGTTATTTGTTGATGAAGCTACTGCCAAAGGCTCTCGACCAAGTGTGGCGAGAGTTTGTGTTGAGTACGATTGTAGGAAGCCCCCCGTGGAACAGATCTGGATTGTAATACAGAATCGAGAAACAGGTACGATGACTAAAGGGTATTCACAGAAGGTGGAGTTCTCGCCTATGCCAAATTATTGTTACCATTGCTGCCATGTAGGGCACAAAAACGTCGACTGCATAATGCTAGGTAATAAGCCCAAGCCTCCTAGATCTGGGAAGCTACAGATCACGAGCAAGGAAAAGGCTTCTAAGCCGCAATCCCTCAGACCCGATGATATGGGGAAGCCTACGGGGTTAGAAGAAGGTGGAGGAATGGtgcttgaaaaagaaaaatctgaNAGGAGGATGAGTGGGGCGCAGATTCGGACAGACTAA